Proteins from a genomic interval of Caldicellulosiruptor diazotrophicus:
- the uvrA gene encoding excinuclease ABC subunit UvrA, translating into MSKECIVIKGAKEHNLKNVDLVLPRDKLIVFTGLSGSGKSSLAFDTIYAEGQRRYIESLSSYARQFLGIMEKPDVEYIEGLSPAISIDQKTTSKNPRSTVGTITEIYDYLRLLFARVGKPHCYMCGEPISQQTVDQMVDEVLKLKEGTKIQILAPIVRGRKGEYQKLFEELRKSGFARVRVDGIVYELEEEIKLDKNKKHSIDVIVDRLIVKEGIESRLAGSIETALQLAGGIVTVSIVDGDEIVFSQNFACVNCGVSYEEITPRLFSFNTPYGACPTCMGLGYLQKVDPDLLIPDKSIPIGKVAINGWNFTETNSYARMILESLAIEYNFSLNTPVEKLDKKILDIFLYGTGDEKIKIYTPRGIYFAKYEGLVNNLERRYKETQSEYVKQEIEEYMSTFTCPDCQGKRLKKEALAVLIEGRSIADIADMTVLQVKEFVKKLNLQGKDKVIAQPIIKEIVERLDFLIDVGLDYLTLSRSAGTLSGGEAQRIRLATQIGSGLVGVLYILDEPSIGLHQRDNHKLIKTLKKLRDLGNTLIVVEHDEDTIRSADFIVDIGPGAGEHGGRVVVAGTLDDVISCEESITGQYLSGKKKIEIPEKRREPDGRWLTIKGASENNLKNIDVSFPVGLFTCVTGVSGSGKSTLVNEILYKAASAILNKSKEKPGKFQEIIGLEHFDKVINIDQSPIGRTPRSNPATYTGVFDYIREIFAQTPEAKLRGYKAGRFSFNLKGGRCEACSGDGIIKIEMHFLPDVYVPCDVCKGKRYNRETLEVKYKDKTIADVLEMTVEEALEFFKNIPRIKSKLQTLYDVGLGYIKLGQPSTTLSGGEAQRVKLATELSKKATGRTLYILDEPTTGLHMDDVNKLIAVLQRLVDMGNTVIVIEHNLDVIKVADYIIDLGPEGGDKGGEIVVFGSPEEVAMCERSYTGMFLKEILKERIYAKK; encoded by the coding sequence ATGTCAAAAGAGTGTATAGTTATAAAAGGTGCAAAAGAACACAACCTCAAAAATGTTGATTTGGTACTTCCACGAGACAAACTCATAGTCTTTACTGGTCTTTCTGGTTCTGGAAAGTCATCTTTGGCGTTTGATACAATCTACGCTGAAGGACAGAGAAGATATATAGAATCTCTCTCTTCTTATGCAAGACAGTTTTTGGGAATAATGGAAAAACCAGATGTAGAATACATTGAAGGACTTTCTCCGGCTATTTCAATTGACCAAAAAACAACTTCTAAAAATCCACGTTCAACTGTGGGGACAATTACTGAGATTTACGACTATTTGAGACTTTTGTTTGCAAGAGTTGGAAAACCTCATTGCTATATGTGTGGGGAACCTATTTCACAGCAAACAGTTGACCAGATGGTAGACGAAGTATTGAAACTTAAAGAGGGTACAAAGATTCAAATACTTGCACCAATTGTAAGGGGAAGAAAAGGTGAGTACCAGAAACTGTTTGAGGAACTGAGAAAAAGTGGGTTTGCAAGAGTTAGAGTAGACGGTATTGTGTATGAGCTTGAAGAGGAGATAAAACTTGATAAGAACAAAAAACATAGTATTGACGTCATTGTAGATAGGCTCATTGTAAAAGAGGGAATAGAATCAAGGCTTGCGGGTTCAATAGAAACAGCGCTCCAGCTCGCAGGGGGGATTGTAACTGTATCTATTGTTGATGGAGATGAGATTGTGTTTTCACAAAACTTTGCATGTGTAAACTGTGGAGTTTCATATGAAGAGATAACTCCACGTCTTTTTTCTTTTAACACACCATATGGTGCATGTCCAACGTGTATGGGCCTTGGTTATTTGCAAAAAGTTGATCCTGACCTATTAATTCCAGATAAATCTATTCCTATAGGTAAGGTTGCGATAAACGGATGGAACTTTACTGAGACGAATTCATATGCAAGAATGATTTTGGAGTCACTTGCAATAGAGTATAATTTCAGTTTAAACACTCCTGTTGAAAAACTGGACAAAAAAATTTTGGATATCTTTTTATATGGAACAGGTGATGAGAAAATAAAAATTTATACTCCACGTGGTATATACTTTGCAAAGTATGAGGGGCTTGTAAATAATCTTGAAAGAAGATATAAAGAGACCCAGTCAGAATATGTCAAGCAAGAAATTGAAGAGTATATGAGTACATTTACATGCCCTGATTGTCAAGGAAAAAGACTTAAAAAAGAGGCTTTGGCAGTTTTAATAGAGGGTAGGTCTATAGCAGATATTGCTGACATGACAGTATTACAAGTGAAAGAATTTGTTAAGAAGTTAAACCTTCAAGGAAAAGATAAAGTAATTGCACAGCCGATAATAAAAGAGATTGTGGAAAGACTGGACTTTTTAATAGATGTGGGACTTGACTATCTAACTCTTTCACGGTCAGCGGGCACACTTTCTGGTGGTGAAGCGCAGAGAATAAGACTTGCTACCCAGATAGGGTCTGGACTTGTTGGAGTTTTATATATTCTTGATGAACCGAGTATAGGATTGCATCAGCGTGACAATCACAAACTAATAAAAACTCTCAAAAAACTAAGAGATCTTGGTAACACGTTGATTGTTGTGGAACATGATGAGGACACAATAAGGTCAGCTGATTTTATCGTGGATATTGGACCAGGAGCAGGCGAACATGGTGGGAGAGTGGTTGTAGCGGGAACATTGGATGATGTAATTTCATGTGAAGAATCTATTACTGGACAGTATCTTTCTGGGAAGAAAAAAATTGAGATACCTGAGAAAAGAAGAGAACCTGATGGTAGATGGCTTACTATCAAGGGTGCATCGGAAAATAACCTTAAAAACATTGATGTTAGCTTTCCTGTTGGGCTTTTTACTTGCGTAACTGGTGTTTCAGGCTCAGGCAAAAGTACCCTTGTAAACGAAATACTTTACAAAGCAGCAAGTGCGATTTTGAACAAGTCTAAAGAAAAGCCTGGTAAATTTCAAGAGATAATAGGTCTCGAACACTTTGATAAGGTTATAAATATAGACCAGTCTCCTATAGGAAGAACTCCACGGTCGAACCCTGCAACTTATACAGGTGTTTTTGATTATATACGAGAAATTTTTGCCCAAACGCCTGAGGCAAAGCTCAGAGGTTATAAGGCAGGAAGATTTAGCTTCAACTTGAAAGGCGGAAGGTGCGAAGCTTGTTCAGGTGATGGCATTATTAAAATAGAAATGCATTTTTTACCTGATGTGTATGTACCGTGTGATGTGTGCAAAGGTAAGAGGTATAACAGAGAAACGTTAGAAGTAAAGTATAAGGATAAGACTATTGCCGATGTGCTTGAAATGACAGTGGAAGAGGCGCTCGAATTTTTTAAAAACATACCGAGGATAAAATCCAAGCTTCAGACACTTTATGATGTAGGGCTTGGTTATATAAAACTGGGTCAGCCTTCTACCACTTTATCTGGTGGAGAAGCGCAGAGAGTAAAGCTCGCGACAGAACTTTCTAAAAAAGCAACTGGAAGAACCCTGTATATATTGGACGAGCCTACAACTGGTCTTCATATGGATGATGTTAATAAGTTAATTGCTGTTCTTCAGCGTCTTGTTGATATGGGCAATACAGTAATTGTAATTGAACACAATCTTGATGTTATAAAAGTTGCAGATTATATAATTGATTTAGGGCCAGAGGGTGGAGATAAAGGTGGCGAGATAGTTGTGTTCGGCAGTCCAGAGGAAGTGGCTATGTGCGAAAGGTCATATACAGGAATGTTTTTAAAAGAAATCCTGAAAGAGAGAATTTATGCTAAAAAATAG
- a CDS encoding NAD(P)/FAD-dependent oxidoreductase — protein MEKYDIVVIGGGPAGLTVAEQIRKENKNMSICILSEEKVLPYYRLRLGYYLQNPIDEKFFLKSSEWYQVNNIKLMLNSKVEECNLKEKLVVSRSQNIMWDYLVIASGSKPYLPEQLRNENLYNFVFTFRSYEDLLSLKKRLLLAGKVVIVGAGLLGLELASVLEGKEITIVELSKRILPKQLDEVASFLLEEHIVRKGIKIILDNKIESVESYQNGLKITLSSGQTIECDILIFSAGVVPNTEFINLQEDILNSKRGIDVNYKMQTKLTNVYACGDVAYIDGQNPGIWTFALESAKIAAKNILGFETFYQNMPLPYFLKAFGIEIVSAGDMQNLQNANIVEFLDKSRMIYKKFVLKNNKLTAYLLLNDTKAHLQLSKFLNNHVDMKLIENFLK, from the coding sequence ATGGAAAAGTATGATATTGTTGTAATTGGTGGGGGACCTGCCGGTTTAACCGTTGCAGAACAGATAAGAAAAGAAAACAAGAATATGTCAATCTGTATCTTAAGTGAAGAAAAGGTTTTGCCTTACTATAGGTTAAGACTTGGATATTATCTTCAAAATCCTATAGATGAAAAGTTCTTCTTGAAATCATCAGAATGGTATCAAGTGAACAATATAAAATTGATGTTGAACAGTAAGGTTGAAGAATGTAACTTAAAAGAAAAATTGGTGGTTTCACGGAGTCAAAATATAATGTGGGACTATCTTGTTATTGCTTCAGGCTCAAAACCCTACCTTCCTGAGCAGTTGCGAAATGAAAACCTGTATAACTTTGTATTCACATTTAGAAGCTACGAAGATTTGCTTTCACTTAAAAAAAGACTGTTATTAGCTGGTAAAGTTGTAATTGTTGGTGCTGGACTTTTGGGATTAGAACTTGCATCTGTACTTGAGGGTAAGGAAATAACAATAGTTGAGTTGAGCAAAAGAATATTACCGAAACAGTTAGACGAAGTTGCCTCTTTTCTTTTGGAAGAACACATTGTAAGAAAAGGAATTAAGATAATTTTGGATAATAAAATTGAAAGTGTTGAATCTTATCAAAACGGTTTGAAAATAACACTATCAAGTGGGCAGACTATTGAGTGTGATATACTCATTTTTTCGGCTGGAGTGGTTCCAAATACTGAGTTTATAAATTTACAGGAAGATATACTAAATAGCAAAAGAGGTATAGATGTTAATTACAAGATGCAGACTAAGCTTACCAATGTGTATGCTTGTGGTGATGTTGCATATATTGATGGTCAAAATCCTGGAATATGGACGTTTGCTTTAGAGAGTGCAAAAATAGCTGCAAAAAATATTTTGGGATTTGAAACCTTCTATCAAAACATGCCTTTGCCATATTTCTTAAAAGCGTTTGGAATTGAAATTGTCTCTGCAGGTGATATGCAAAATCTGCAAAATGCAAATATAGTTGAATTTTTAGATAAAAGCAGAATGATTTACAAAAAATTTGTACTAAAAAACAATAAGTTAACTGCTTACCTTCTTTTAAATGACACCAAAGCACATTTGCAACTTTCTAAGTTTTTGAATAATCATGTTGATATGAAGTTAATAGAAAACTTTTTGAAATAA